The DNA region ACTAACAATGCAGCGGGAAAGCATCCGGCAATAAAAATTCTTGCCAAACTTACTTTACCATATAAAATGACTGTTCCAATCTTATGATCCCATGTAGACATTCCATGCCCCTTCAGGTCACGATAAGAAAAAAGGAAACAAATAAGATTAAGAATCGGAATTCCAAAACCCATTCCAGCACCAGAAACGAAAATACTGCGCTTGAAGGCAGTTTGGAAATTAAGTTGCCCGCCGTCAACACATTTGATCTTTGTATTTAAGAAAGCCTTTCCAAAAGTATTGCCAAAAATAGCAATGAAAATAGGTTCAACAATCATCCAAGTAATTAAACTGATGATAAAGATTGTTAGAGCCGATTTATCCGTTATAAATTTAGGGGAGAAAATTGTAACTAAGGTAATGAGGAACAAAGAAAACAATGAAAGGTCTAGAAATCTAGCTAAATATCTTACATAGGGTCGCCCGTTTGGATAAGTAGCTTCTTCATATTCTTTATCAGTTTTGAATTTGTCAGGTAGGAGATGAATTCTTGTAGACTCGAAGATGCATTCAGTGAACATTTCTAGTGTTTTAGCCATTTGCCAACACTTCATACTTTTATTCCATACAAATGTGTCACCTGTTAAGACTCTTTGTTCAATTAACTTTTGTAATTCAAACAAACAGACAGGTCCCTGTTGCTGATGATCCTTAATAAAAAACCATATACTTCCTTCGGTTGATTCCATTTGATCGCCCCCAGTTAGGTAAATTATACCACGTTAAATTTTTTCCGAACTTTATTGGTTTTGTGTAAATTTGTATAATTTTCAACAATTCGCTTCAAAATACTAACATACGTTCGGAGGTGGATAAATTGGAACAGCAGGATTTCGAAAAGGTATTCGAAGAGTATAAGCAGCAAAGTGAGCAACAAGCCCAAGTAGAAGCAGATCAAAGTAATACAAGTCACAAAGAACACTTTGTGGCAGTAAAGAAAAATGATGATGGGATATCATGGCCTTCAAAACCAGCTCAGGGCGGGAATTGGATTACATTACCGCTCTAACAGAAGCCAAAGCAGGCAATTTAGCTAATGTCGATGTCTTTCATAAATACGGCAGAGATATTATTCGCAGTGAACCTGATGGGATTAAAGAAAATAACCTTGACCAATTACCCGAATTTTAACGAAAATCCTAAATAAAGAAAGGCCTGAGGAATTCTCCTCAGGCTTTGTCTTTTATTGTTTAGAAACCTTAATTCTTAAAACTGTTTTTTGTTTTTCAGGTGCTGTTTTCCTTGCATCTGTGATGTAGATTTCTTTGTGACGCTTATCAATCCTTGTTAAACCTTGCTCCTCACAATAACTTGCAATGATGGCAAAAGTTTCTGGTTCGTTCTCATAACTGCCATGATGCATCATCTGAACACAAAGCCCATCGGCTAATCGTACAAACTTTGCCGTCTCAATCGGCAAGTTTTTCTTCTTAGCCTTCACACTTTCAACGGCTTTAGCGAATAGCTCTTCTGTCAAAAAGTCAGGCTGGCGTATCATTAGTTGATAGACAAAATGATTTTTATCCAGATAATTTAAGGTTCTACCGACTTCATCTAAATCCCAGATTCCCTCAAGAGGGAAAACGGTGTATTCATAGTAACCTTCAGGGGTGAAGCCACTTTTTGGCATCATTCGAATTGCATAGGACAAAGCATATAATAGTTCGATATTTAAACGAAAAGCCTCACTATCTGGAGATCCTGCCCCGTGAACAGTGATATACATTTTTTCAGTATCATTGTACAGCGTTGGTATGTTTTTTGGTAAGTAAGCTTCCTTATCTTTTTTGCGCCATTCATACTTCATCATTTGCTAAAGCCACCTTCAATTTCTGAATTTTGATAACTCCTATATCATCAGTTTACTCTGTAAAGACACTATCACACAATATGACGATTAAGTATTATCTATTGCTTTACTCCAGAAGTGGGTAGAGCAATTTCAGTTAAAGGAAATAGAGCTTTTTTGGTGAATATATACCTTATGAGGAATGGAAGGGGATCGCTTTGAAAAGAATTTTACTAAGTGTAGTTTTCATTGTATTAGTAGTGTTTGGATTGATCATATTTAGGTTCGGAAGTGCATTATTTCAGGAAGGAAACCCTGTACCGATATTGACTTCAATTTTGAAACTGGACCTTACAATGAGTGATTATGAACAGTTTTCAGAAACCAATCAGAATACTAGATATGTGTCAGTGAATACTGGTAGTTCTCGTTTTGATGTAATTAAGAATTTCATGGATGAAAAGGGATGGAGTTTTAAAGAGCAAATGGGTTCAGGATTAGTCTATACGAAAAATAAGGAGCAATTAGTTGTGGAAACAAGGCAATATACAAAGCATTATTTAATATGGGATATACCGAAGGAAGTATTTAACTAAGGTTAAAAAGTAAGCTTATATTCAAAGCACTTAATGACTAGACTTATAAAATTGAAACAGGAGTTATGACTAATGTGTTTTTTGCTTGCACCCTGATTGTTAACACATCATAATAAGGAATAACTATCATAGGAGGAAAAAATAGTATGAAAATCATTGTTACCAGTTTATTTGTTGAAGATCAAGACAAGGCATTAGAGTTTTATACAAAAAAGCTAGGCTTTGTAAAAAAGCATGACGTACCCACCGGTGAATACAGGTGGATAACACTTGTTTCTCCAGGTGAACAAGACGGTACGGAACTTTTGCTCGAACCGAATGTCCATCCTGCTGCAAAGGACTAT from Neobacillus sp. FSL H8-0543 includes:
- a CDS encoding RDD family protein, with protein sequence MESTEGSIWFFIKDHQQQGPVCLFELQKLIEQRVLTGDTFVWNKSMKCWQMAKTLEMFTECIFESTRIHLLPDKFKTDKEYEEATYPNGRPYVRYLARFLDLSLFSLFLITLVTIFSPKFITDKSALTIFIISLITWMIVEPIFIAIFGNTFGKAFLNTKIKCVDGGQLNFQTAFKRSIFVSGAGMGFGIPILNLICFLFSYRDLKGHGMSTWDHKIGTVILYGKVSLARIFIAGCFPAALLVAGIYI
- a CDS encoding GyrI-like domain-containing protein, coding for MMKYEWRKKDKEAYLPKNIPTLYNDTEKMYITVHGAGSPDSEAFRLNIELLYALSYAIRMMPKSGFTPEGYYEYTVFPLEGIWDLDEVGRTLNYLDKNHFVYQLMIRQPDFLTEELFAKAVESVKAKKKNLPIETAKFVRLADGLCVQMMHHGSYENEPETFAIIASYCEEQGLTRIDKRHKEIYITDARKTAPEKQKTVLRIKVSKQ
- a CDS encoding VOC family protein, with amino-acid sequence MKIIVTSLFVEDQDKALEFYTKKLGFVKKHDVPTGEYRWITLVSPGEQDGTELLLEPNVHPAAKDYQKKIVEEGIPATMFGVADIHKEYKQLIEKGVTFTMEPTKMGDVTIAVFDDTCGNLIQIIQQ